In Gemmatimonadota bacterium, a single window of DNA contains:
- a CDS encoding sulfurtransferase — MPHKTATDLFNEARARITQVTPEETMRIRDEHPGTVVLDCREPNEWNLGRVPGALFIPRGILESNIEAAVPRDRKLIIYCASGNRSALAVETLQQMGYADVASMSGGFRGWVDAGGDIDG, encoded by the coding sequence ATGCCGCACAAGACCGCGACCGATCTGTTCAACGAAGCCAGGGCGCGCATCACGCAGGTCACGCCCGAGGAGACGATGCGCATCCGCGACGAGCATCCCGGCACGGTCGTCCTCGACTGTCGCGAACCTAACGAATGGAACCTGGGGCGCGTTCCGGGGGCGTTGTTCATTCCGCGCGGGATCCTCGAGTCCAATATCGAGGCCGCCGTCCCCCGCGACCGCAAGCTCATCATCTACTGCGCCAGCGGAAACCGCTCGGCGCTCGCCGTCGAGACGCTGCAGCAGATGGGCTATGCCGACGTCGCCTCGATGAGCGGTGGATTCCGCGGCTGGGTTGATGCCGGGGGCGACATCGACGGCTGA
- a CDS encoding universal stress protein — protein MYRRILVPLEHSPTDSCIVAHVRDLARHCGASIVLFHVADGWAARNLAALNLRESEEMRLDREYIERVARDLVAEGLRAEAVLANGEPAREICAAAAREQCDLIAMATHGHKFIGDVIHGSVANTVRHDTSIPVLLVRAPGQGKRPSAT, from the coding sequence ATGTATCGACGCATCCTCGTTCCCCTCGAGCACTCGCCAACCGACAGCTGCATCGTGGCGCACGTGCGCGACCTGGCGCGGCACTGTGGCGCGTCGATCGTCCTCTTTCACGTGGCCGACGGATGGGCGGCGCGGAACCTCGCGGCGCTCAACCTGCGCGAATCGGAAGAGATGCGACTAGACCGCGAGTACATCGAGCGCGTGGCCCGCGACCTCGTCGCCGAGGGGTTGCGCGCGGAGGCGGTGCTCGCCAACGGTGAGCCCGCGCGCGAGATCTGCGCGGCCGCGGCGCGTGAGCAGTGCGACCTCATCGCCATGGCGACGCACGGCCACAAGTTCATCGGCGACGTGATTCACGGGAGCGTGGCGAACACGGTGCGCCACGACACGTCGATTCCGGTCCTCCTCGTGCGTGCCCCGGGCCAGGGGAAGCGCCCGTCCGCCACGTGA
- a CDS encoding serine hydrolase, which yields MRRLILAAAVAPCLAASTAAAQRPDFAAFDAYVAKAVKAWNVPGLAIAIVANDSVVFAKGYGVRTLGRPEPVDAHTRFAIGSTTKAMTALALLQAADDGKLRLDEPVLRHLPTMQLYDPVMTRELLVRDLLTHHTGLPGSDQLWAGNDYSIGEIIRRMRFLKPTASFRNQYAYQNVQYAMAGEVLQQATGIRWSDWLRTRMWEPLGMRETLPTVAATEGQPNVATPHMVIDDTLRVIANRTVDPVAPAGSVWSSVTDMATWMRFVLDSGRVKGKRLVSERGFVDWLSPQVVVPLSDFYPAARLAAVHRVSYGLGWFLHSYGGDDVAMHTGSIDGMIAIAGLLPDRRVGVYILANRDHAEVRHALMYRAFDLYNGRRPRDWSREVMELFDGLEAQGRKAQAAFVNARVPGTIPSLPLARYVGTYADSLNGTVVISMRNGGLHAAWGKGFTGPLEHWHYDTFLARWDDRRSSPDAIAFSLDATGQVAELRASGATFGRVPAERR from the coding sequence ATGCGTCGATTGATCCTGGCGGCTGCCGTCGCCCCCTGCCTTGCCGCCAGCACCGCTGCGGCCCAACGCCCCGACTTCGCCGCCTTTGATGCCTACGTGGCCAAGGCGGTGAAGGCGTGGAACGTCCCCGGCCTCGCGATCGCGATCGTGGCCAACGACTCCGTGGTCTTCGCCAAGGGGTACGGCGTCCGCACGCTCGGGCGCCCCGAGCCCGTGGATGCCCACACGCGATTTGCCATCGGCTCGACCACCAAGGCGATGACGGCGCTGGCGCTCCTCCAGGCGGCCGACGACGGCAAGCTCCGACTCGACGAGCCCGTGCTGCGCCATCTCCCCACGATGCAGCTGTATGACCCGGTCATGACGCGCGAACTGCTCGTCCGCGACCTGCTCACGCATCACACCGGGCTCCCGGGGTCGGACCAGCTGTGGGCCGGCAACGACTACAGCATCGGCGAGATCATCCGTCGCATGCGATTCCTCAAGCCCACGGCGAGCTTCCGCAACCAGTACGCGTACCAGAACGTGCAGTACGCGATGGCGGGCGAGGTCCTGCAGCAGGCCACCGGGATCCGGTGGAGCGACTGGCTGCGCACGCGCATGTGGGAGCCGCTGGGAATGCGTGAGACGCTGCCCACGGTCGCCGCGACCGAGGGGCAACCCAACGTGGCGACGCCGCACATGGTCATCGACGACACGCTGCGTGTGATCGCCAACCGCACCGTGGATCCCGTTGCGCCTGCCGGATCGGTCTGGTCGAGCGTGACCGACATGGCCACGTGGATGCGCTTCGTCCTCGACTCCGGGCGGGTGAAGGGGAAGCGCCTGGTGTCGGAGCGCGGCTTCGTCGATTGGCTCTCGCCGCAGGTCGTGGTGCCGCTCTCGGACTTCTATCCCGCCGCTCGCCTGGCGGCCGTCCATCGTGTGTCATACGGGCTGGGGTGGTTCCTGCACAGCTATGGCGGCGACGATGTGGCGATGCACACCGGGAGCATCGATGGGATGATCGCCATCGCGGGCCTCCTCCCCGACCGTCGCGTGGGTGTCTACATCCTGGCCAATCGCGATCACGCCGAGGTGCGCCACGCGCTCATGTACCGCGCCTTCGACCTGTACAACGGGCGCCGGCCGCGTGACTGGTCGCGCGAGGTGATGGAGCTCTTTGACGGCCTCGAGGCGCAGGGACGGAAGGCGCAGGCGGCGTTCGTCAACGCACGTGTTCCGGGGACGATCCCGTCGCTCCCGCTCGCGCGCTACGTCGGCACGTACGCCGATTCGCTCAATGGCACGGTCGTCATCAGCATGCGCAACGGGGGACTGCACGCCGCCTGGGGGAAGGGGTTCACCGGTCCCCTGGAACACTGGCACTACGACACCTTCCTCGCCCGCTGGGACGACCGTCGGAGCTCGCCCGACGCCATCGCCTTCTCGCTCGACGCCACGGGACAGGTGGCGGAGCTGCGGGCCAGTGGCGCGACGTTCGGCCGCGTCCCCGCGGAACGCCGTTAG
- a CDS encoding Nramp family divalent metal transporter, with product MSATPAVTPPTPERSSPPGADPGWRRARETPSLAEVHRTIPVHGLTWWRKLLAFAGPGYLVAVGYMDPGNWATDLAGGSQFGYRLLSVILISNLMAVLLQGLASKLGIVTGRDLAQACRDHYSRPVALMLWVLCELAIAACDLAEVIGTAIALNLLFDIPLPWGVALTALDVLIVLFLQHKGFRLLEALVIALVMVVGLCFLFELFISRPELAAVARGFIPSTEIVRNRDMLYIAIGILGATVMPHNLYLHSSIVQTRKYEESSEGRREAVRFAFVDSTIALSLALFINAAILIVAAATFHTSGNTQVAEIQDAYKLLSPLLGVGAASAVFALALLASGQNSTLTGTLAGQIVMEGFLNIRMRPWLRRLLTRAIAIVPAAITAILYGESGTARLLILSQVVLSLQLSFAVFPLVMFTSDKVKMGEFVNPAWLKSLAYLVAAVIATLNVWLLVQTVGGWMA from the coding sequence ATGAGCGCCACCCCCGCCGTTACGCCTCCCACGCCCGAGCGGTCGTCGCCCCCCGGCGCCGATCCGGGGTGGCGTCGCGCCCGCGAGACGCCGTCGCTCGCCGAGGTGCACCGCACGATTCCGGTGCACGGGCTGACCTGGTGGCGCAAGCTCCTCGCCTTCGCCGGACCGGGATATCTGGTCGCGGTCGGCTACATGGATCCCGGCAACTGGGCGACCGACCTCGCCGGTGGCTCGCAATTCGGATACCGACTGCTCAGCGTGATCCTGATCTCGAACCTCATGGCGGTCCTGCTGCAGGGGCTCGCCTCGAAGTTGGGGATCGTCACCGGGCGTGACTTGGCGCAGGCATGCCGCGATCACTACTCGCGGCCGGTGGCCCTCATGCTGTGGGTGCTGTGCGAACTGGCCATCGCCGCCTGCGACCTGGCGGAGGTGATCGGAACGGCCATCGCCCTCAACCTGCTCTTCGACATTCCGCTACCCTGGGGCGTGGCGCTGACCGCGCTCGACGTCCTCATCGTGCTCTTCCTGCAGCACAAAGGGTTCCGGCTGCTCGAAGCGCTGGTGATCGCCCTCGTGATGGTCGTGGGGCTCTGCTTCCTGTTCGAACTCTTCATTTCGCGCCCTGAACTCGCCGCGGTCGCCAGGGGCTTCATTCCGTCGACGGAGATCGTGCGCAATCGCGACATGCTGTACATCGCGATCGGCATCCTCGGGGCCACCGTCATGCCGCACAACCTGTATCTGCACTCGTCGATCGTGCAGACGCGCAAGTACGAGGAGTCGTCCGAGGGGCGGCGCGAGGCGGTGCGCTTCGCCTTCGTCGATTCGACGATCGCGCTCTCGCTCGCCCTGTTCATCAACGCGGCGATCCTCATCGTGGCGGCCGCGACGTTTCACACCTCGGGCAACACGCAGGTGGCCGAGATCCAGGACGCATACAAGCTGCTCTCGCCGCTGCTGGGTGTCGGCGCGGCGAGTGCGGTCTTCGCCCTCGCCCTGCTCGCCTCGGGGCAGAACTCCACGCTCACCGGGACGCTCGCCGGGCAGATCGTGATGGAGGGCTTCCTCAACATCCGAATGCGCCCGTGGCTGCGGCGACTGCTGACGCGCGCCATCGCCATTGTGCCGGCCGCGATCACCGCCATCTTGTATGGCGAAAGTGGGACGGCGCGCCTGCTCATCTTGAGCCAGGTGGTGCTGTCGCTGCAGCTGTCGTTCGCCGTCTTTCCCCTGGTGATGTTCACGTCTGACAAGGTCAAGATGGGGGAGTTCGTCAACCCCGCCTGGCTCAAGAGTCTCGCCTACCTGGTGGCCGCCGTGATCGCGACGCTCAACGTGTGGCTCCTCGTGCAGACCGTGGGCGGGTGGATGGCCTGA
- a CDS encoding FtsX-like permease family protein: MRLALAWSSLFRHPVRTALAVLGVAVSAAMLLDMVMLASGMQVSFRALLMRQGFEIRLTPKGTLPFDTEARIARAASAESSLRAMPGVREISPVLGTTLHVVRGEASEACFALGIRPAVQGDYELEQGRDAEGDDQLVANTTFLARTGAVVGDTLELAAGYDAQLRTWTARRRVIVAGRGRFLYLAADQAAVALPLGALQAMLAPGGVDEVSLFMVKTVPGRDVEGLRAGIERVLPRVTAIATADAVRSVEERLSYFRQLAFILGTVSLIVGFLLVSTLVTVSVQERVGEMAVMRALGISRPHIAQQVMLEGLAISVVGAVLGLALGLLTAEYLNGILRTFPGLPAAIDFFVFEPRAAWQSFGLLIVTAVLAGAFPAWRAASLPIATTLRTEAVS; this comes from the coding sequence ATGCGCCTCGCGCTCGCCTGGTCGTCGCTCTTTCGCCATCCGGTGCGCACCGCACTGGCCGTGTTAGGCGTTGCCGTCTCGGCGGCGATGCTCCTGGACATGGTCATGCTGGCGAGCGGGATGCAGGTCTCGTTTCGCGCCCTGCTCATGCGCCAGGGCTTCGAGATTCGGCTGACGCCGAAGGGGACGCTCCCGTTCGACACGGAAGCGCGCATTGCCCGGGCGGCGAGCGCCGAGTCGTCGCTGCGCGCCATGCCCGGGGTGCGGGAGATCTCGCCCGTGCTGGGGACGACGCTGCACGTGGTGCGCGGTGAGGCGAGCGAGGCGTGCTTCGCGTTAGGTATCCGCCCGGCGGTGCAGGGAGACTACGAACTCGAGCAGGGGCGCGACGCCGAGGGCGACGACCAACTCGTGGCCAATACGACCTTCCTGGCGCGCACCGGCGCCGTGGTGGGCGACACGCTGGAGCTGGCGGCCGGCTATGACGCGCAGTTGCGCACGTGGACGGCGCGGCGGCGCGTGATCGTGGCCGGCCGTGGACGCTTCCTCTACCTCGCGGCCGACCAGGCGGCCGTCGCCCTCCCGCTCGGGGCGCTCCAGGCCATGCTTGCGCCTGGCGGCGTCGACGAGGTGTCGCTCTTCATGGTCAAGACCGTCCCCGGGCGCGACGTTGAAGGGCTGCGCGCCGGCATCGAGCGCGTGCTCCCGCGGGTGACGGCGATCGCCACCGCCGATGCCGTGCGCTCGGTGGAGGAGCGACTGAGCTACTTCCGCCAGCTCGCCTTCATTCTCGGGACGGTGAGCCTGATCGTCGGATTCCTCCTCGTGAGCACCCTGGTGACCGTGAGCGTGCAAGAACGCGTGGGTGAGATGGCCGTGATGCGGGCGCTGGGGATCTCGCGCCCGCACATCGCGCAGCAGGTCATGCTCGAAGGGCTGGCCATCAGCGTCGTGGGGGCGGTGCTTGGCCTCGCGCTCGGCCTGCTCACCGCCGAGTATCTCAACGGGATCCTGCGGACCTTTCCCGGACTTCCGGCGGCGATCGACTTCTTCGTCTTCGAGCCGCGCGCCGCCTGGCAGTCCTTCGGGTTGCTGATCGTCACGGCGGTACTCGCCGGCGCATTCCCGGCGTGGCGCGCGGCGTCGCTCCCCATCGCCACCACCCTGCGGACGGAGGCGGTGTCGTGA
- a CDS encoding CoA pyrophosphatase codes for MTGDPRFTHPLFRQLAAALTERPGAAAETDGAPARAAVALALRPGDDARGELLMIRRAERAGDPWSGQIALPGGRWSPNDESLLHTAVRETWEETGIDLAASGTILGTLDELRPRTAALPAIIVTPVVVALDQPAALVLNEEVAEAFWVPLGLLRDPTTTRESSVHVRGSTLRVPSFVVREHIVWGMTERILRQLLARIE; via the coding sequence GTGACCGGCGATCCCCGCTTCACCCACCCGCTCTTCCGGCAGCTGGCCGCCGCGCTGACCGAACGCCCCGGCGCTGCCGCCGAGACGGACGGCGCGCCCGCACGTGCCGCGGTTGCCCTGGCGCTGCGTCCGGGAGACGACGCGCGGGGCGAACTGCTCATGATCCGCCGAGCCGAGCGGGCGGGGGATCCTTGGAGCGGTCAGATCGCGCTGCCGGGTGGGCGCTGGTCACCTAACGACGAGTCGCTCCTCCACACCGCCGTGCGCGAAACGTGGGAGGAGACCGGGATCGACCTCGCCGCGAGCGGGACGATTCTTGGGACGCTCGACGAGCTGCGGCCGCGCACGGCCGCGCTCCCGGCCATCATCGTCACGCCCGTCGTCGTCGCCCTCGACCAGCCCGCCGCGCTCGTCCTGAACGAGGAGGTGGCCGAGGCGTTCTGGGTCCCGCTCGGCCTCCTGCGCGACCCGACGACGACCCGCGAATCGTCGGTGCACGTGCGGGGCAGCACGTTGCGAGTCCCGAGCTTCGTCGTGCGCGAGCACATCGTGTGGGGGATGACCGAGCGAATCCTTCGCCAGCTGCTCGCGCGCATCGAGTGA
- a CDS encoding glycosyltransferase encodes MTLGGSLAGVAWSAPWWLSLVVTAWRWRGTPSLDDVAREAPQPAPPLTVIVPARNEAAHIASCVRSILASEYPSLQVIVVDDHSSDGTAALAREAAAGDARLTIVAPPPLPTGWLGKQWACHHGARATPGAYLLFTDADVRHAPDLHARLVNASVAHDADLVSVAGFQETRTFWERVIQPFVFAILAQWYGGPGSVNRSRSPRRKIANGQCLLFRRAAYDAFGGHDTVRGKPAEDLAFAQQMTAAGQRVFLTLGQSQMSTRMYASLRDIVEGWGKNVYSAGRDTLPGGRAGTWLARVLIPAPALLALAPVVAWAAGVAGGAGAGWTAFGASATLSQLLWFGAIGREFRLAPWYALTFPLGALAYLYIAARAVWRGDRVQWKGREYDVCA; translated from the coding sequence ATGACGCTGGGCGGGAGCCTCGCCGGGGTGGCGTGGAGTGCCCCCTGGTGGCTGTCGCTCGTCGTCACCGCGTGGCGCTGGCGCGGCACGCCGTCGTTGGATGACGTGGCACGTGAAGCGCCGCAGCCGGCGCCGCCCCTGACCGTGATCGTGCCGGCACGCAACGAGGCGGCGCACATCGCCAGCTGCGTACGGTCGATCCTGGCAAGCGAGTACCCGTCGCTCCAGGTGATCGTCGTCGACGACCACTCGAGTGACGGCACCGCGGCCCTCGCACGCGAGGCCGCCGCCGGCGATGCACGCCTCACGATCGTCGCCCCGCCACCCTTGCCCACCGGATGGCTCGGCAAGCAGTGGGCGTGTCATCACGGCGCACGGGCCACGCCCGGCGCCTACCTCCTGTTCACCGACGCCGACGTGCGCCACGCCCCCGACCTGCACGCGCGCCTGGTGAACGCGAGTGTCGCCCACGATGCGGACCTCGTCTCGGTCGCCGGCTTTCAGGAGACCCGGACCTTCTGGGAGCGCGTGATCCAGCCGTTCGTCTTCGCGATCCTCGCCCAATGGTACGGCGGCCCGGGGTCGGTGAACCGCTCGCGCTCGCCACGACGCAAGATCGCGAACGGGCAGTGCCTCCTCTTCCGACGGGCGGCCTACGACGCCTTCGGGGGCCACGACACGGTACGCGGCAAGCCCGCCGAGGACCTTGCCTTCGCGCAGCAGATGACCGCGGCGGGCCAGCGAGTCTTCCTCACGTTAGGCCAGTCCCAGATGTCGACCCGCATGTACGCCTCGCTGCGCGACATCGTCGAAGGCTGGGGGAAGAACGTCTACTCGGCCGGACGCGACACGCTCCCTGGCGGGCGCGCGGGGACGTGGCTGGCGCGGGTACTGATCCCGGCGCCGGCATTGCTCGCCCTCGCACCGGTCGTCGCCTGGGCCGCCGGCGTGGCCGGAGGAGCCGGGGCAGGCTGGACGGCGTTTGGGGCATCCGCGACGCTCTCGCAGCTGCTCTGGTTCGGCGCGATCGGGCGCGAGTTCCGCCTCGCGCCATGGTACGCGCTCACCTTTCCCTTGGGGGCGTTGGCCTACCTGTACATTGCCGCTCGGGCCGTGTGGCGCGGCGACCGGGTCCAGTGGAAGGGGCGCGAATACGACGTCTGCGCCTGA
- a CDS encoding FtsX-like permease family protein, translating to MRTIAIDERLVRDKGLALGDTLEVAATPGGAGERVLVGAIVRRAADPSEVARAEYRVRLHLDQLQALTGSGDKVDRFAVAVTPGATDAAVAAINARSFGFRAHPSRAVAAETSRTFAVVSRFNRAIGVITIVASAIFLLCIMLLKVEERRRDVAALRLLGISRRTVTGAVVLEASCIAVLGSAAGVAFGYVCSAIINWYYRGVYRTPLAFSLVTPGTVAFSVALSLALGIGAGLLAARRLTGVPPLSLFGR from the coding sequence TTGCGCACGATCGCCATCGACGAACGCCTCGTGCGCGACAAGGGGCTCGCGCTGGGCGACACGCTCGAGGTGGCGGCCACGCCCGGCGGGGCCGGCGAGCGGGTCCTCGTCGGGGCCATCGTCAGGCGAGCCGCCGATCCCTCCGAGGTGGCGCGTGCGGAATACCGTGTGCGACTGCACCTCGACCAGCTGCAAGCGCTGACCGGGAGCGGCGACAAGGTCGACCGGTTCGCGGTGGCCGTCACACCGGGCGCGACCGACGCGGCGGTCGCAGCGATCAATGCGCGCAGCTTCGGCTTCCGCGCCCACCCCTCGCGCGCGGTGGCCGCCGAGACGTCGCGCACCTTTGCCGTCGTGTCGCGCTTCAACCGGGCCATCGGGGTCATCACCATCGTGGCCAGCGCCATCTTCCTCCTCTGCATCATGCTGCTCAAGGTGGAGGAGCGTCGACGCGACGTGGCGGCGTTGCGCCTGCTGGGGATCTCCCGGCGCACGGTGACCGGCGCCGTGGTCCTCGAGGCCTCGTGCATCGCGGTGCTGGGGAGTGCGGCCGGCGTGGCCTTCGGGTATGTCTGCTCGGCCATCATCAACTGGTACTATCGCGGCGTCTATCGCACGCCGCTGGCCTTCTCGCTGGTGACGCCCGGCACGGTGGCCTTCTCCGTGGCGCTCTCGCTGGCCCTCGGGATCGGGGCGGGCCTGCTCGCCGCGCGCCGCCTCACCGGCGTGCCGCCGCTCTCGCTCTTTGGCCGCTGA
- a CDS encoding metal-dependent transcriptional regulator, which produces MESPAPLTAPVEDYLKAIYGIEQGGGAAATNDIAAKLSIAAASVSGMVRRLADQGLVSYERYRGVRLTDLGRRAALRTIRRHRVIETYLAQALGYPWDRVHEEAERLEHAVSDELVDRMASAVGEPEADPHGHPIPTRDGVIDETRHRTLSDLARGQRSRVKRVSDEDSELLRYLARIGIRPGVVLMLTDRAPFDGPLTLQVGKTSCQVGPALASRVMVELLPD; this is translated from the coding sequence GTGGAGTCGCCCGCGCCGCTCACCGCCCCGGTCGAGGACTACCTCAAGGCGATCTACGGGATCGAGCAGGGCGGGGGGGCCGCCGCGACGAACGACATCGCCGCCAAGCTGTCCATCGCCGCCGCGTCGGTGAGCGGGATGGTCCGCCGCCTGGCCGATCAGGGGCTGGTGTCATACGAGCGCTATCGCGGCGTGCGGCTGACGGACCTGGGGCGCCGCGCCGCGCTGCGCACGATTCGGCGACACCGCGTGATCGAGACGTATCTGGCGCAGGCGTTAGGCTATCCGTGGGATCGCGTGCACGAGGAGGCCGAGCGGCTGGAGCACGCCGTGAGTGATGAACTCGTCGACCGGATGGCGTCGGCCGTCGGCGAGCCGGAGGCCGATCCGCACGGTCATCCGATCCCGACGCGCGACGGCGTGATCGACGAAACGCGGCACCGGACGCTGTCCGACCTCGCGCGCGGGCAACGCTCCCGCGTGAAGCGCGTGAGCGACGAAGACTCCGAGCTCCTGCGCTACCTCGCCAGGATCGGGATCCGCCCCGGCGTCGTCCTGATGCTCACGGACCGCGCGCCCTTCGACGGGCCACTCACCCTGCAGGTCGGCAAGACGTCGTGCCAGGTGGGGCCGGCGCTGGCGTCGCGCGTCATGGTGGAACTGCTCCCCGATTGA
- a CDS encoding dicarboxylate/amino acid:cation symporter, with product MSLTTKVLIALALGMGVGIVISTSAHPALASVVPLVEPLGTLWINAIRMTVVPLVVGSIIVGVTSAPDARTIGRIGTRALAFFLVLLVAGGIFAAVVAPPLMARIPLDADAVSALRASGATATSAAAESVKRIPTFAQWLTDLVPINPVKAAADGAMLPLIVFSVCFGLALTRLTGETKTLMVRFFRGVADAALTLVRWVLAAAPIGVFALAVPLAAKLGLSAAGALLGYIVVTALVLVLFSLLVLYPLAALFGRGGIADFARGTFPAQAVAFSARSSLAALPAMMEASRTRLHLPEQITTFFLPLAATTFRIGGALGITTGVVFIAHLYGVTLGAAQMATIVLTVVMTTFSVPGIPAGSIIVMVPVLLAAGLPVEGMGILLGVDTIPDMFRTTANVTGDMVAASVLSRGERDEAPPGPAAA from the coding sequence GTGTCCCTCACAACGAAAGTCCTCATCGCCCTGGCCCTGGGCATGGGCGTCGGGATCGTGATCTCGACGTCCGCGCACCCGGCGCTCGCCTCCGTCGTCCCCCTCGTCGAGCCGCTGGGGACGTTGTGGATCAACGCGATCCGGATGACGGTCGTCCCACTGGTGGTCGGGAGCATCATCGTGGGCGTGACGTCGGCCCCCGACGCCCGAACGATCGGGCGCATCGGGACGCGGGCACTCGCATTCTTCCTGGTGCTCCTGGTGGCGGGCGGCATCTTCGCGGCGGTCGTGGCCCCGCCCCTCATGGCGCGCATCCCGCTGGATGCCGACGCCGTCTCGGCGCTGCGGGCAAGCGGTGCCACCGCCACGTCGGCGGCCGCGGAGAGCGTGAAGCGGATCCCGACCTTCGCGCAGTGGCTCACCGACCTCGTCCCGATCAACCCGGTCAAGGCAGCGGCTGACGGGGCGATGCTCCCGCTGATCGTCTTCTCGGTCTGCTTCGGGCTCGCGCTCACCCGCCTAACGGGAGAGACGAAGACGTTGATGGTGCGCTTCTTCCGCGGGGTGGCCGACGCGGCGCTGACGCTCGTGCGATGGGTCCTGGCGGCGGCCCCCATCGGGGTCTTCGCCCTCGCCGTGCCGCTGGCGGCCAAGCTCGGACTCTCGGCCGCCGGCGCCCTGCTCGGCTACATCGTCGTCACGGCACTGGTGCTGGTGCTCTTCTCCCTCCTCGTGCTCTATCCGCTGGCCGCCCTGTTCGGGCGCGGCGGGATCGCCGACTTCGCGCGCGGCACCTTTCCGGCGCAGGCGGTCGCCTTCAGCGCCCGTTCGTCGCTGGCGGCGCTGCCGGCCATGATGGAGGCGTCGCGCACGCGCCTGCATCTCCCGGAACAGATCACCACGTTCTTCCTGCCCCTGGCCGCGACGACCTTTCGCATCGGCGGCGCGTTAGGCATCACCACGGGCGTCGTCTTCATCGCGCACCTCTACGGCGTGACGCTCGGCGCCGCGCAGATGGCGACGATCGTACTCACCGTGGTGATGACGACGTTCTCCGTTCCCGGGATCCCGGCCGGCTCCATCATCGTGATGGTCCCGGTCCTCCTCGCCGCCGGGCTCCCCGTCGAGGGGATGGGGATCCTGCTCGGCGTGGACACGATCCCCGACATGTTCCGCACGACCGCCAACGTCACGGGCGACATGGTGGCGGCGTCGGTGCTGAGTCGCGGCGAGCGGGACGAGGCGCCCCCCGGCCCGGCCGCGGCATGA
- a CDS encoding polysaccharide deacetylase, with product MTPCSRPSPGRSLLAAVAVVAALAPLPLRAQASVKQGWEWSTDTVMKVVHAVRAGRSLQPKRWPNGARVAVALSFDVDNETPNLRFGQPTIGELSQGQYGARVGLPRILALLDRHAIPASFFIPAMSLMIDRSQVALIKKSGRHEFAVHGWIHEMNTAVPADVERRLVQQALDTLTALTGIRPVGYRAPSWNFSAATMSIVKDLGFTYESSLMADERPYELNQNGEPTGIVELPVEWIMDDAPLFSPRGNNYASPREVAQVWIDEFDKAYEEGTLFLHTMHPHVSGHRSRIKALELLIAHIKTKPGVWFATHRAVAEYVKAQAGMK from the coding sequence ATGACACCCTGCTCACGTCCATCGCCGGGCCGGTCGCTGCTGGCGGCCGTCGCGGTCGTCGCCGCACTGGCCCCGCTCCCCCTCCGCGCCCAGGCGAGCGTGAAGCAGGGCTGGGAATGGTCCACCGACACCGTGATGAAGGTCGTGCACGCGGTGCGCGCCGGACGCTCGTTGCAGCCCAAGCGCTGGCCGAACGGGGCGCGCGTCGCGGTGGCGCTCTCGTTCGACGTCGACAACGAGACACCCAACCTGCGCTTCGGCCAGCCGACGATCGGTGAGCTGTCACAGGGGCAGTACGGCGCGCGCGTCGGGCTCCCGCGCATCCTCGCGCTCCTCGATCGCCACGCGATCCCGGCGTCGTTCTTCATCCCGGCGATGAGCCTGATGATCGATCGCAGCCAGGTGGCGCTCATCAAGAAGTCGGGGCGCCACGAGTTCGCGGTGCACGGCTGGATCCACGAGATGAATACCGCCGTCCCCGCCGACGTCGAGCGGCGACTCGTCCAGCAGGCGCTCGACACCCTTACCGCGCTCACCGGCATCCGACCGGTAGGCTACCGGGCGCCGTCGTGGAACTTCTCCGCCGCCACGATGTCGATCGTCAAGGACCTGGGCTTCACGTACGAGTCGTCGCTCATGGCCGACGAACGTCCGTATGAGCTCAACCAGAACGGGGAGCCCACGGGCATCGTCGAACTCCCGGTGGAGTGGATCATGGACGACGCGCCGCTCTTCTCGCCCCGCGGCAACAACTACGCGTCGCCGCGCGAGGTCGCCCAGGTCTGGATCGACGAGTTCGACAAGGCGTACGAGGAAGGGACGCTCTTCCTCCACACGATGCACCCGCACGTGTCGGGGCATCGCTCGCGCATCAAGGCGCTCGAACTCCTCATTGCTCACATCAAGACGAAGCCCGGGGTCTGGTTCGCGACGCACCGCGCGGTGGCGGAGTACGTGAAGGCGCAGGCCGGGATGAAGTAG